From the genome of Sulfurovum sp. NBC37-1, one region includes:
- a CDS encoding glucose-6-phosphate isomerase, with product MVTYEKDFSLQRDEPGKAEMMDVFHAIEKEAKEGVSGYYTLPEDSKMIIEEVESYVGREPGIFVSLETIVVMGIGGSSLGTKAIHAALESKYTEAKNIFFLENPDPVSLRKQFDRIDRDKTLFIVVSKSGSTIETTSIFKAAIDHFDLHLEGKDAQRIMVITDENSPLDRFAASYSIKSFHIPANVGGRFSVLSSVGIVPLMLAGYDVQAILEGAGSFAKRFFEVEEEHLLRKARFLTQYRDDYPVTVLFSYGDCLENFTKWFVQLWGESLGKIDGQGRHTGLTPVGHIGSVDQHSFLQLIIEGMRDKTVTFIKIENFDYDLEIPDISLKYIEKVDYVNGHTFNELIDVECDATRESLMAKKIPVDRIVLGKVDEANIGELIMYYEILTSACGIMMNIDTYDQPGVELGKQILVKKFRKEAGK from the coding sequence ATGGTTACTTACGAGAAAGACTTTAGCCTGCAGAGGGATGAACCCGGCAAGGCAGAGATGATGGATGTGTTCCATGCCATCGAGAAAGAAGCAAAAGAAGGGGTCAGCGGGTACTATACTCTTCCTGAAGATTCGAAGATGATCATAGAGGAGGTGGAAAGCTATGTCGGTCGGGAACCCGGTATTTTCGTTTCACTCGAAACGATTGTCGTGATGGGGATCGGCGGTTCCTCTTTGGGGACCAAGGCGATACACGCTGCTCTTGAAAGCAAATATACAGAAGCAAAGAACATTTTTTTCCTTGAAAATCCTGATCCAGTATCTCTACGCAAACAGTTTGACCGGATAGATAGAGACAAAACACTTTTTATTGTCGTTTCAAAATCCGGTTCCACCATAGAGACCACCTCCATATTCAAAGCGGCTATCGACCATTTTGACCTGCACCTTGAGGGTAAAGATGCTCAGCGGATTATGGTCATTACCGATGAAAATTCGCCTCTGGACCGCTTTGCCGCCTCATACAGCATCAAAAGTTTTCATATCCCCGCCAATGTCGGAGGACGTTTCTCTGTACTCAGCAGCGTGGGGATCGTGCCTCTGATGCTTGCGGGCTATGATGTACAGGCTATACTGGAAGGAGCAGGCAGTTTTGCCAAGCGTTTTTTTGAAGTAGAAGAAGAACACCTGCTCAGAAAAGCCCGTTTTTTGACACAATACCGTGACGACTACCCGGTGACAGTACTTTTCTCCTACGGAGACTGTCTGGAGAACTTCACAAAGTGGTTTGTTCAGCTTTGGGGTGAATCTCTCGGAAAAATAGACGGGCAGGGCAGGCATACGGGTTTGACACCGGTGGGCCACATCGGTTCGGTCGATCAGCATTCTTTTTTGCAGCTTATCATTGAAGGTATGAGAGACAAGACGGTGACCTTCATTAAGATAGAAAATTTTGATTATGATCTGGAAATTCCGGATATATCGTTAAAGTATATTGAAAAAGTCGATTATGTCAATGGACACACTTTCAATGAGCTGATCGATGTAGAATGTGATGCGACAAGAGAAAGCCTGATGGCAAAGAAGATACCGGTGGACAGGATCGTGCTGGGCAAGGTGGATGAAGCAAATATCGGAGAACTTATTATGTATTATGAAATACTGACTTCGGCTTGTGGTATTATGATGAATATAGATACCTATGATCAGCCTGGCGTTGAACTTGGCAAACAAATACTGGTAAAAAAATTTAGGAAAGAGGCGGGAAAATGA